The following are encoded in a window of Manihot esculenta cultivar AM560-2 chromosome 8, M.esculenta_v8, whole genome shotgun sequence genomic DNA:
- the LOC110620035 gene encoding serine carboxypeptidase-like 45 isoform X2: MQPQKWITIATISATLLFLAAESTSEPDQIVTLPGQPVVSFKQYSGFITIDEKQKKALFYYFVEAETDPALKPLVLWLNGGPGCSSIGAGAFCEHGPFKPSGDILLKNDYSWNKEANMLYLESPAGVGFSYTVNESFYTSVNDELTARDNLAFLERWFSKFPEYKDKDFFITGESYGGHYVPQLAQLIVQSNAKINLKGIAIGNPLLEFNTDFNSRAEYVWSHGLISDATYEMFTTVCNYSQIRRQFETFGALSPDCSRVNSQYSREVSKFIDTYDITLDVCLSTIQLQSHILNKMEYVGEIDVCVEDETVKYLNRKDVQEALHAQLVNVDRWTVCSDVVKYNRQNLEIPTVPILGKLIRSGIWVLVYSGDQDSVIPLTGTRTLANGLAKDLGLNTTVPYRTWFEGKQVAGWTQVYGDILSFATIRGASHEAPFSQPERSLVLFSAFIGGKQLPEAILSNW, translated from the exons ATGCAGCCACAGAAATGGATTACCATTGCAACAATCTCTGCGACTTTACTCTTTTTAGCAGCAGAATCAACCTCAGAACCTGATCAAATTGTCACTTTACCAGGCCAACCAGTGGTAAGTTTCAAGCAATATTCTGGTTTCATCACCATTGATGAAAAGCAGAAGAAAGCTCTTTTCTACTACTTTGTTGAAGCAGAGACAGACCCAGCTTTAAAACCTCTTGTTCTCTGGTTAAATGGAG GGCCTGGTTGTTCTTCCATTGGAGCAGGAGCTTTCTGTGAGCATGGACCCTTTAAACCAAGTGGAGACATACTGCTAAAAAATGATTATAGCTGGAATAAAG AAGCAAATATGCTGTACTTGGAATCTCCTGCTGGAGTTGGCTTCTCCTACACTGTTAATGAATCCTTCTACACTTCTGTGAATGATGAGCTGACAG CTCGAGACAATCTTGCATTTCTAGAACGCTGGTTTTCCAAATTCCCAGAATATAAGGACAAAGATTTCTTCATCACAGGGGAGAGCTATGGAG GTCACTATGTCCCACAGCTTGCACAGCTCATTGTCCAGTCCAATGCAAAAATCAACTTGAAAGGGATAGCT ATAGGAAATCCTCTTCTTGAATTTAACACAGATTTCAATTCTCGAGCCGAATACGTTTGGTCTCATGGGTTAATATCAGATGCAACCTATGAGATGTTTACAACTGTTTGTAACTATTCTCAAATCAGGAGACAGTTTGAAACTTTTGGTGCTCTCTCCCCAGATTGCTCTAGAGTAAATAGCCAATACTCAAGAGAAGTCAGTAAATTCATAGATACCTATGATATTACTCTTGATGTTTGCTTATCTACAATCCAATTACAGTCTCATATATTGAATAAAATG GAATATGTAGGGGAAATTGATGTTTGTGTAGAAGATGAAACAGTGAAGTACTTGAATAGAAAAGATGTACAGGAAGCTCTCCATGCTCAGCTTGTCAATGTCGACAGATGGACTGTGTGCAGCGA TGTGGTCAAGTACAACAGGCAAAATCTGGAGATACCCACCGTTCCTATTCTAGGCAAGCTGATCAGATCCGGCATCTGGGTTTTGGTTTACAG TGGAGACCAAGATTCAGTTATTCCACTGACTGGAACAAGAACACTGGCAAATGGATTGGCAAAAGATTTGGGTCTCAACACAACTGTTCCATACCGAACCTGGTTTGAAGGAAAACAG gtTGCTGGTTGGACACAAGTATATGGAGATATCTTATCATTTGCCACCATTAGAGGTGCATCTCATGAAGCTCCATTTTCTCAGCCAGAAAGATCCCTTGTGTTATTTAGTGCATTTATAGGGGGAAAGCAACTGCCGGAAGCCATATTGTCAAATTGGTAA
- the LOC110620035 gene encoding serine carboxypeptidase-like 45 isoform X1 — MQPQKWITIATISATLLFLAAESTSEPDQIVTLPGQPVVSFKQYSGFITIDEKQKKALFYYFVEAETDPALKPLVLWLNGGPGCSSIGAGAFCEHGPFKPSGDILLKNDYSWNKEANMLYLESPAGVGFSYTVNESFYTSVNDELTARDNLAFLERWFSKFPEYKDKDFFITGESYGGHYVPQLAQLIVQSNAKINLKGIAIGNPLLEFNTDFNSRAEYVWSHGLISDATYEMFTTVCNYSQIRRQFETFGALSPDCSRVNSQYSREVSKFIDTYDITLDVCLSTIQLQSHILNKMVNKVCIGVTKATVFCDEQEYVGEIDVCVEDETVKYLNRKDVQEALHAQLVNVDRWTVCSDVVKYNRQNLEIPTVPILGKLIRSGIWVLVYSGDQDSVIPLTGTRTLANGLAKDLGLNTTVPYRTWFEGKQVAGWTQVYGDILSFATIRGASHEAPFSQPERSLVLFSAFIGGKQLPEAILSNW, encoded by the exons ATGCAGCCACAGAAATGGATTACCATTGCAACAATCTCTGCGACTTTACTCTTTTTAGCAGCAGAATCAACCTCAGAACCTGATCAAATTGTCACTTTACCAGGCCAACCAGTGGTAAGTTTCAAGCAATATTCTGGTTTCATCACCATTGATGAAAAGCAGAAGAAAGCTCTTTTCTACTACTTTGTTGAAGCAGAGACAGACCCAGCTTTAAAACCTCTTGTTCTCTGGTTAAATGGAG GGCCTGGTTGTTCTTCCATTGGAGCAGGAGCTTTCTGTGAGCATGGACCCTTTAAACCAAGTGGAGACATACTGCTAAAAAATGATTATAGCTGGAATAAAG AAGCAAATATGCTGTACTTGGAATCTCCTGCTGGAGTTGGCTTCTCCTACACTGTTAATGAATCCTTCTACACTTCTGTGAATGATGAGCTGACAG CTCGAGACAATCTTGCATTTCTAGAACGCTGGTTTTCCAAATTCCCAGAATATAAGGACAAAGATTTCTTCATCACAGGGGAGAGCTATGGAG GTCACTATGTCCCACAGCTTGCACAGCTCATTGTCCAGTCCAATGCAAAAATCAACTTGAAAGGGATAGCT ATAGGAAATCCTCTTCTTGAATTTAACACAGATTTCAATTCTCGAGCCGAATACGTTTGGTCTCATGGGTTAATATCAGATGCAACCTATGAGATGTTTACAACTGTTTGTAACTATTCTCAAATCAGGAGACAGTTTGAAACTTTTGGTGCTCTCTCCCCAGATTGCTCTAGAGTAAATAGCCAATACTCAAGAGAAGTCAGTAAATTCATAGATACCTATGATATTACTCTTGATGTTTGCTTATCTACAATCCAATTACAGTCTCATATATTGAATAAAATG GTTAACAAAGTGTGCATTGGAGTTACTAAGGCAACTGTATTCTGTGATGAACAGGAATATGTAGGGGAAATTGATGTTTGTGTAGAAGATGAAACAGTGAAGTACTTGAATAGAAAAGATGTACAGGAAGCTCTCCATGCTCAGCTTGTCAATGTCGACAGATGGACTGTGTGCAGCGA TGTGGTCAAGTACAACAGGCAAAATCTGGAGATACCCACCGTTCCTATTCTAGGCAAGCTGATCAGATCCGGCATCTGGGTTTTGGTTTACAG TGGAGACCAAGATTCAGTTATTCCACTGACTGGAACAAGAACACTGGCAAATGGATTGGCAAAAGATTTGGGTCTCAACACAACTGTTCCATACCGAACCTGGTTTGAAGGAAAACAG gtTGCTGGTTGGACACAAGTATATGGAGATATCTTATCATTTGCCACCATTAGAGGTGCATCTCATGAAGCTCCATTTTCTCAGCCAGAAAGATCCCTTGTGTTATTTAGTGCATTTATAGGGGGAAAGCAACTGCCGGAAGCCATATTGTCAAATTGGTAA
- the LOC110620998 gene encoding serine carboxypeptidase-like 45 encodes MKSQSWMIIKAVICIILMQSCRGLSSKGDDKIVRLPGQPKVSFQQYAGYITIDEKQKRALFYYFVEAETEPASKPLLLWLNGGPGCSSVGAGGFSEHGPFRTTDGKTLIRHQYSWNKEANILYLDSPAGVGFSYSVDTSFYNTVNDTITAQDSLKFLQNWLVKFPEYKSRDLFIAGESYGGHYVPQLAELIVLSGLHFNLKRIALGNPLLDFNTDANSRGDFFWSHGLISDSTYKLITETCSTSQLLREKLITGSLSVACKAVTDQLSKEIPDEINIQDVIADVCVSDGQSELKVYNHPLSKRFQPKSAENIDVCVEEKTSAYMNRKDVREALHAQLVGVSNWSICSEVLNYDKRNFEIPMIDVVASLIRSGIQVLVYSGDLDAVVPFRGSRTLVSGLATKLGLNATVSHRPWLHDKQVGGWTQVYGDNLTFTTIRGGSHLVPFSSPKRSLAMFKAFVAGKPLA; translated from the exons ATGAAATCTCAATCATGGATGATCATAAAAGCTGTAATTTGCATAATATTAATGCAAAGTTGCAGAGGATTATCATCTAAAGGAGATGATAAAATAGTGAGATTGCCAGGGCAACCAAAAGTCAGTTTCCAGCAATATGCAGGCTATATTACCATTGATGAAAAACAGAAGAGAGCTCTCTTCTATTACTTTGTTGAAGCAGAAACTGAGCCTGCTTCAAAGCCTCTCCTTCTCTGGTTAAACGGAG GGCCTGGTTGCTCTTCTGTTGGTGCTGGAGGATTCTCTGAGCATGGACCGTTCAGGACTACTGATGGAAAAACTCTTATCAGACATCAATATAGTTGGAATAAAG AAGCAAACATACTCTACCTGGATTCACCTGCAGGAGTTGGCTTTTCTTATTCTGTTGATACGTCATTCTATAATACTGTGAATGACACCATCACAG cACAAGACAGCCTCAAATTCCTGCAAAATTGGCTTGTGAAATTTCCCGAGTATAAAAGCAGAGATTTGTTTATCGCTGGGGAAAGCTATGGAG GTCATTACGTACCACAACTTGCTGAGCTAATTGTCTTGTCAGGATTACATTTCAATTTGAAAAGAATAGCT TTGGGAAATCCTCTGCTGGATTTCAATACAGACGCAAACTCACGGggtgacttcttctggtctcaTGGGTTGATATCAGATTCTACTTATAAACTTATCACTGAAACTTGCAGCACTTCACAGCTCCTTAGAGAGAAACTGATCACAGGCTCACTTTCAGTTGCTTGTAAAGCTGTGACTGATCAACTTTCCAAAGAAATTCCTGATGAGATTAATATCCAAGATGTCATAGCTGATGTATGTGTATCAGATGGGCAATCAGAACTGAAAGTCTATAATCATCCCTTGagtaaaagatttcagcct AAATCTGCAGAAAATATAGATGTTTGTGTAGAAGAAAAGACTTCTGCGTATATGAACAGGAAAGATGTGCGAGAAGCTCTTCATGCACAGCTTGTAGGAGTTAGCAATTGGAGTATCTGCAGCGA GGTATTGAACTATGACAAGAGAAACTTCGAAATACCTATGATTGATGTCGTGGCCTCATTGATAAGATCAGGCATCCAAGTTCTAGTGTACAG TGGAGATCTAGATGCAGTTGTTCCATTTAGGGGATCAAGGACTTTGGTAAGTGGCTTGGCAACGAAGTTGGGACTGAATGCAACTGTGAGTCATCGACCTTGGCTTCATGATAAACAG GTTGGTGGATGGACACAAGTATATGGAGATAATCTTACGTTTACAACTATTAGAGGAGGATCTCATTTGGTTCCTTTCTCATCACCCAAGAGATCACTAGCAATGTTTAAAGCATTTGTTGCTGGAAAACCACTTGCCTAG